One Syntrophorhabdus sp. DNA window includes the following coding sequences:
- a CDS encoding transcriptional repressor, which yields MAEGHDSKSMKMTPQRMAIMKYLDGNTCHPSAADIHGAIREQFPTMSLATVYNTLETLKERGAVIELSIDRLKKRFDPNPEPHHHLMCIKCKAIIDVFVELPLTLSDAQTQGFEIIGNRVDFYGICKSCSDEQKGTIEKNQ from the coding sequence ATGGCAGAGGGTCACGACAGCAAGAGCATGAAGATGACACCCCAGAGGATGGCGATCATGAAATACCTCGACGGCAATACGTGCCACCCCAGTGCGGCAGACATACACGGGGCCATCAGGGAACAGTTCCCCACCATGTCCCTGGCCACCGTGTACAACACATTGGAGACACTGAAGGAACGGGGGGCAGTCATCGAGCTTTCCATAGACCGGTTGAAGAAACGTTTTGATCCGAACCCGGAACCCCATCATCATCTCATGTGCATCAAGTGCAAGGCAATAATCGACGTCTTCGTCGAGCTCCCCCTGACCCTGTCCGATGCGCAGACACAGGGGTTTGAGATCATCGGCAACCGTGTCGACTTTTACGGGATATGCAAATCGTGCTCCGACGAGCAAAAGGGAACGATAGAGAAAAATCAATGA
- a CDS encoding rubredoxin has product MVWTCSVCGYQYDEKVEKVPFEQLPDDWSCPICNAPKSAFEKSES; this is encoded by the coding sequence ATGGTCTGGACATGTTCCGTTTGTGGTTACCAGTACGATGAAAAGGTCGAGAAAGTGCCTTTCGAGCAGCTTCCGGATGACTGGTCCTGTCCTATCTGTAACGCTCCGAAAAGCGCTTTCGAAAAATCAGAATCATAA
- a CDS encoding DUF2284 domain-containing protein, giving the protein MAKERGADHAVIVGTSSVSTAPWVRMKCRFGCPGYGLRLSCPPHTPEYDRTRSMLDSYDRAILLHYHWVKGTNSVAMLNDTVIDLETTLFLDGFYKAFGMGCGFCTLCKKCDTTKDCVHPERMRPSMESCGIDVYQTARANGLPIEVVRSHAQDRDVYGIVLVD; this is encoded by the coding sequence CGGTCATCGTGGGCACCTCTTCCGTCTCCACGGCACCGTGGGTCCGGATGAAGTGCCGCTTCGGGTGTCCCGGATACGGCCTGAGATTGTCCTGTCCGCCCCATACCCCCGAGTACGACAGGACACGTTCGATGCTCGACTCGTATGACCGCGCGATCCTCCTTCACTACCACTGGGTAAAGGGAACGAACTCGGTCGCCATGCTGAACGACACGGTAATCGACCTGGAAACGACACTTTTCCTGGACGGGTTCTACAAGGCCTTCGGCATGGGCTGCGGGTTCTGCACCCTGTGCAAGAAGTGCGACACCACGAAAGATTGCGTGCATCCGGAGCGCATGAGGCCCTCCATGGAATCCTGCGGAATAGATGTCTACCAGACGGCACGTGCGAATGGCCTTCCCATAGAGGTCGTCCGCAGCCACGCTCAAGACCGGGATGTATACGGCATTGTTCTCGTCGACTGA
- a CDS encoding ferritin family protein: MNDKERLNALETALGNEMKEREFYLRNADRTQNPLGKAMFRRIAEDELEHYRRLKELHEKWAVEGKWPETVPLVVNTTNVRDILVSTLKTIDPSAPTDAGDLEAVKIAADFEDKGVRLYRQLAAASADRRERDFFELLAMIEYEHFLSLRDAEEYFENPAAWFTKIEHPMMDGG, encoded by the coding sequence ATGAACGACAAAGAAAGGCTTAACGCGCTTGAAACGGCCCTGGGGAACGAGATGAAGGAGCGCGAGTTCTATCTCCGGAATGCCGACCGCACGCAGAACCCCCTGGGCAAGGCAATGTTCAGACGGATAGCCGAGGATGAGCTCGAACATTATCGCCGGCTGAAGGAGCTTCACGAGAAATGGGCGGTCGAGGGCAAGTGGCCCGAAACGGTCCCTCTCGTGGTGAACACCACGAACGTAAGGGATATCCTCGTCAGCACGCTCAAGACGATAGACCCGTCGGCCCCGACAGATGCGGGGGACCTCGAGGCCGTAAAGATCGCCGCCGATTTCGAGGACAAGGGAGTACGGCTTTACAGGCAGCTCGCCGCCGCCTCGGCGGACAGGCGGGAGAGGGATTTCTTTGAACTCCTCGCGATGATCGAATATGAGCACTTCCTGTCCCTCCGTGATGCCGAAGAGTATTTTGAAAACCCGGCGGCCTGGTTCACCAAGATCGAACACCCCATGATGGACGGCGGGTGA